CTCGGGCGCCGTCATTTGCTGCGACGGTCCGCGCTGATCGTCGCGGGCGCGGCGCTCGGCACGCAACTCGCCGCGTGGGGTTCGGCGGCGGCCGGCGCGGTTGCGTCGGCGGCCGCGGCGGCGTTCCGCATGATCAAGGGCATGCCGCCCGAGGTGACGCCGGTCGGCTCGTTCTACCAGATCTCGAAGAACTTTTTCGATCCGACGGTCGATGTCGGCAAGTGGCGCCTCGAGGTCACCGGGCTCGTGAACACGCCCCTCAAACTCTCGCTGGACGAGGTGAAGGCGTTTCCCCCGGTGGAGCGCTACCAGACGTTCCAGTGCATCAGCAACGAGGTGGGCGGCGACCTGATTGGGAACGCCAAGTGGAAGGCCGTTCGGGTGCGGGACGTGCTGGCGAAGGCCGGCGTCAAGCCGGGCGCGACGACGGTCATCTGGCGCGCCGCCGACGGGTATTCGGAGTCGATCGCGTTCTCGATCGCCGACGACCCGGAGACGCTGCTCGCCTACGAGATGAACGGCGAGCCGATCCCGCAGAAGCACGGGGCGCCGGTGCGGTTGCTGCTGCTGAACCGCTACGGGATGAAGCAGCCGAAGTGGCTCACGAGCATCGAGGTCGCGAACCACGACTTCAACGGCTACTGGGAAAATCAGGGCTGGAGCAAGGAAGCGATCGTCAAGGTGAGCAGCGCGTTCCTCGTCGAGCAGCGCGAGAACGGGATGATCGCGCTCGGCGGCTGGGCGTACGCGGGCAACCGCGGCATCTCGAGGGTGGAAGTCAGTCCCGACGACGGCAAGACGTGGCTCCCGGCCGCGGTGAAAGAGCCGTTCAACGTGAACTGCTGGCAGCTCTGGTCCGTCGAGTGGAAGCCGCCGGCGCCGGGCGAGTACACGATGAAAGTGCGCGCGTACGACGGCGCGGGCAAGATGCAGCCGATGGGCCCCAAGCCGACGCTGCCGGACGGCGGCGAGGGCTGGCACACGGTGAAGGTGAAAGCGTAGTCCGCTTCCAAACAGATAGTCCGCATGCCGAGACCTGCTAAGGCGTCGTTACGCGCGGCCGCGGCGCCGGCCGCGACGGCATCAAGACCTGCCTCACGCAACGGACGCATCCCCGTCCGCGCCCCGCGCGGCCGCGTGCGGCGCATCGTCACGGTCGGCGATAGGGCGGCCGCGGTCCTGCGCCGGCGCAGCCGGCCCGTCGGCCGGCTCGACGCGTCGATCCGGCGTCTCGTCGCGGACATGGCGGTGACGATGCGGCATGCGCAGGGCGTCGGGCTCGCCGCCCCGCAGATCGGCGTACCGCTGCGGGTGCTCGTGGCCGACACGGGCCGCGGGTTGCTCGCGCTCGTAAATCCGCGCCTCCTGCGCCGATCCGGCGCGCAGGTCGCGGTGGAGGGCTGCCTCAGCATTCCCGGGGTCGTCGCGCCGGTCAGGCGGGCGCTTCACGTGACCGTCGACGGCACGCTGGTCACCGGGCAGCGGGTCGGGCTGCGCGC
The window above is part of the bacterium genome. Proteins encoded here:
- a CDS encoding molybdopterin-dependent oxidoreductase is translated as MTISKTRGFFAGAAGGAVAVAVLFAYRFATNMPTLQEALAERMIRLLPYQVFALILAKLQHAAKPLGFGMAILAILIGFGVAGMLYAAVAARARWSPLRGAVVTAVVAWVVLTFGFLPLIEGGALGAPLSTVVSDPALPMALACIAYALVLAWLARVPAQIRAGGGVRLDRGLGRRHLLRRSALIVAGAALGTQLAAWGSAAAGAVASAAAAAFRMIKGMPPEVTPVGSFYQISKNFFDPTVDVGKWRLEVTGLVNTPLKLSLDEVKAFPPVERYQTFQCISNEVGGDLIGNAKWKAVRVRDVLAKAGVKPGATTVIWRAADGYSESIAFSIADDPETLLAYEMNGEPIPQKHGAPVRLLLLNRYGMKQPKWLTSIEVANHDFNGYWENQGWSKEAIVKVSSAFLVEQRENGMIALGGWAYAGNRGISRVEVSPDDGKTWLPAAVKEPFNVNCWQLWSVEWKPPAPGEYTMKVRAYDGAGKMQPMGPKPTLPDGGEGWHTVKVKA